Below is a window of Carassius gibelio isolate Cgi1373 ecotype wild population from Czech Republic chromosome B23, carGib1.2-hapl.c, whole genome shotgun sequence DNA.
TCCAGGTGATGATCCAGAAGATGTAATTCACTACACAGAAGCGTATTGCTTATAACATGTGCATCTCAATTTTATTGCCTTGTCATTTTTATATTCCCTTGCCCattttattgtgatatttttttatatatgatatttttttttatttgcaatatcTTGCAAACTACtggcatttaaaatgatttgacaTACAAAGGTCAAGCCTTATTGTACTGTATTGTGCTAGTATTTTGACATGCATTATTCTTTGTCCACATTCATTGTGTTTTGGTTATTAATTTGCACTGATAACATTAAAGCTGGAATCCTAGTTTGAGTCTGTGCTTCATTTTCACTGAATTTAACTGAAAAAAGTATAGTCTATTAAGAATTGAGATAATTGTatgaaaatataactttttactaACAACTGATCACAAAAGATAGTTTTGTAGAACAGAAGACCATGAAAGAaagtaatatgtaaataaaataattattaatttatttaagctTGGTTGTGGcgaacaattaaatatttttttcccctataAGACTGTGTTTTATTAACGTATACACTTACCCCATCGCTAAACTTACCTTCGttacaataatgaaaaataattgttGTACAGAGTGACAAAAATTACGGCGCATGCACAGTAGCCCTTCTAGCCTGTGCTTCTCCTGCTTTCAGCTAGTCACGTGGTTATCGCGTTCGACGTCACAAACGCGGAGCTAATAGAAAACGAGACGCGCCGCGTTTAAgccatctgattggctgattcatAAACGCAGTTTTAACGGCACCAACATTCAAACTAGCATTCTCGTCTGGTCGTTTGTGGAGGAGGATACGTGTGTTTGTTGATTCAAAAACTTactatatttttttcaggttgtGATAGTAGGCATCGGTTTAAAACGTAGGTATTATTTTCTTTCCCATTTTTAGATATTATCATGTTTGATTTTGATTCAACTGCTGCGTTTAAATTACGCTTTAATTGGTGCGGTTGCATTTGGCCGTAATCGCTGCAAAACAAGTTTTTCATGTTCGATGTAATAGAACGACGGATTTCAGAGTTTATTTTATCAATTGATTGGTTATCTTAACTTATGTAAACATTATTTGGGCATCGTTTGATtacatttagactttttttcGTGATTATGTGTAACGTTAATGAGAGATGTATGCGGATATTTCGTATCAACAGATTCTGAAATGATCGTGTAAAGTGTCGATCTGCCATTTAAGATGCAttagaatattaataatatgtaacTTGCGTAGATtacattgatttttcttttattccataACTGCTGGATGAATTTAGCGCTGCTATTGCACTCTGGGCCTTGAGTCTGAGATTAGCCATCAACTGCCATTTTGCGCCGCTATGCGCAGGAAATGTAGAACTAAcgtacttttatatatttttaattattattatttgtgcatcTTTGCTACAGATTACTTTTTAACTGTATGAATCCTTTTCCTTTTTGGTTTTGCAGAAGGTTCTGGTGTGAATATGGACGAGGGCTCTGCTGATGCATACACATGGGATGCTCCTTCTCATGTTATAGAGTCTATAGATGATTTTGCCCTGGACCCTCAGGATAATGCTGACCAGTGGTTTGGTATGATTTCAGTCtttgtctgtgtgtatgtatattaataataaatacatgcataaatgttaggttaaaaaaaatgttagcctgaatgcactgtaagtcactttgtttTAAGTCATATGTAAGTCATAtttgcataaaatgtaaataaatgttcaagtgcacaactaataataaaaattaaacgcATACATGTTCAAATGCACAACTATCTTTGTTCTGTTTTGCTATTAGAGTTGAAGGCAACTCCTAAAGGGGGCACTGTGGAACAGCTCACCACCCCTTTACAGACGAAGCTTTTTGATGAAACCCACAATACCAACAGACCCAAAGCTCTAGTGTCTCCCATGGTCAAAAAAGAGGAGACCATAAGCTCAGGTTGGGGGAAAAACTGCTTCAGTTAGGAAAAACTTCaaaaaaataacatgttttattattcttGTGGAATCTTAATATATGCTCTGCTTCAGATGTCAAAGTAAGCACCTCTGTGGAGGTCCCATCTAACATAGTCACATCATGGGGAAACGGCAGAACTACTTCAGCTCCTGGTCAGGGCCAGAAATCTGTTCCTGTTCAACCACGGAGGTAAATAAGACATCTGTAATTTATATACTTTGTGGACCATTTTTTTCACTCTCttctagtcaagtcacctttatttctatggtgcttttaacaatacagattgtcaaagcagctttacaatatcaaataggaaaatagtgtcaataatgcaaaagggcattggtaaaaaaaaaaaaccacattttcagttaaaggcagttcatcattgaattcagttatgtcttcGTCCAGTTCAGTTTGAATAGCATCTCCgcaatcaagtcgatgatatAGCTGGAAATTAAACTATTCTAACGTCGGTTGACTCCTGTTTCTTCTTGTAGAGTGTCCAAACGGCCTGTACCTAGAAATGAAAAACCTGCAGCTCCTACAACACCACCTCTTGTCAAGAAAAGAAGGTATGTTTTTCAAAGTTTAGAGTTGAATAGTCTATGAGAGTGTGCTCAATTAGTCGCTTTGTCTCGCTGCATAGAGTTGTACCGGCTGCCACAGCATGGGGAGTTTTTGATCAGCGGCGAAGGTAAAATTAACTGTGTGCTAAGCTGAGAAGGGCACCTAGTGGGCATTTAGTAGACTTCACTGGTGAAAATGCTGGTAATGTGGGGTGTTACCTGGAAGTAATAATTAAGtgggtttttttttcctctaattaTATGCTTTTTGGTTTATCTCCTCACAGAAGCTCAACATCCCGACCTGTGCGACGCAGCGGCGCTAGTGTTAGACGCAGCGGCGCTAGTGTGAGACGCAGCGGTGCTGGTGTGAGGAACAGTGTCCGGCTGAGAAACAAACCAGCCATTGCCTCAAAGACCTCAGATACTGCCTCCACTTCCAACACTACACAGTGAGAGAGAATCCTGTTAGCAAGTCAAACTACACTAGCAAGTTTTTGGTTATATTTCTATGGTATGTTTTAGTGCTGGGTGGTATACCGGTTCATACCGAAAACCGgtgtatattttcataatgatatacatttttttatataccgCCATACCAATGTATTTAATTACTCAACGTTCGGAACGAATGTTATGCTGCGTCGTGGTTGCGCGACACTGTTTCAGACGGACCCTTTACAATGTTCCACTTCTAAACAGCGACTGTGAGGGCACACGCAGTGCTCTGGTGTTACGTTACAGGGAAGGTGGATGCTGCAGAACTAGTAGAACATGACACAGAAGAACTTGTGCTAAAAAGAGGAGCCGGGTCTGTTGTTTGGAGgttttttggtttccaaaaatcaGACATCGACCAAACAACCATTTTATGCAAGTTCTGTCGCACTAAAATTGTTGCCAAAGGTGGCAACACAAGCAATTTGCTCCAGCACCTTAGCCGCAAGCACGTCTTGGAATATCGACCAGCAGAAAATGCATCGAACACCTAATTATGCATTGgatggaaaaaaaaagtaataaaccgGAAAACcagcatcattaaaaaaaaaaaaacgcccagCACTAGTATGTTTTCACactttaaggatcatgtgacactgaagactagtaatgatgctaaaaattcaactCTGCCAtcacatgaatgcatttatttttttacttgtagtATAATTTGATTAGTATTACTTTTTTACTGAATTAAATAACTGAAGCTGAGGTGAGACTTTACACgcacaaaaaaaactaacatgAAAACATACCCAACCTCAGACTTTAGGTAGTGGTTGGTATTTGTAAAAAACAGGAGCTTCCACTTATCTTTTCAGTTGATTTAACATCAATAtatgttttatcatttatttacttatcaaagttttcataaaaaaaaaaagtgctttcttTTGAATTTCAGACAGAAAAGCACAGAACAGCAAGAGATGGAGCGCATCGAAGTTTTACAAAAAGAGGTGGCCGAACAGCGGCGTAAGAACGAGGCAAGCTACAGGGCTGCACTGGCAGGCAGTGAGTCACTAACAAAACTATTCTGTTCTTAATGATGAGAGCAATGCTGCATTTGTTTTGGATTTAAATCGATTTTGCACTAATTGGCTGTTCTGGTTGTTTTGAAGGTCAGCTTCCTAAAAAGCATGTGCTGTCCACCACCATTCCCAAAGAATTCAACTTCCGCTCTGATAGCAGGCTGAAGAACCACTCAGATGGAGGCTCTGTAGTCGGCAGCTCCTATAAGGAGGTGGATTTCACCTCTCAGCTCCGCAAGCACCCATCTTCCCCTGTGAGTACAGTCACTAGGATGAATCGTTGGATTCTTTTTGAAGCTGCTTGATGACTTCAGGTGATTTTAAATGTTGTCATTCTGTAGATGAAGGCTCTAAAGGGAACAACCATTCCTAAACCCTTCAACCTCTCCAGAGGAAAGAGGAAGCTTGATGAGGCAGGAGCCTACGTGCCAATGGCCCAGCAGATTGAACAGTTTCAGAAACGCACTCCAACCCGCTATCACCTGCGTAGTCTGTCAAGCCAGGAAAGAGGTGTGTCTCCTGTCAGACCCTGTTTCTGCTAGCTTTAAATTTTATTAGCATTACATTCTTGTGTGATGCTGTTAAAGCAGAACCATATGACTTTCTTCAGTGGGATAAATGCATGATTATTTCCTCTGAAATATGATCTGTAATCTACACTTCAGATGATTGACTAATTTTACCTGTATGTTATTATTATCAGGACCTTCCCCAGTGAAAGCTGAGAAGCTAAAAATCACACACCCCAAAACGCCACAGCTATTGACTCGCCAGAGACATCGTCCCACAATGGTGAAAAGCACTGCGGAAATTGAGgcagaagaaacagaaaaaatgCAACAGTAAGTTTTGCAGAGACTTTTGTTTTGATGCTTAGTTTTAATTTGGCACAAGAAAATCTCTTCAAACTTTCTTTGTCATCTCAGGTTTAAGTTCAAAGCTCTAGAACTCAACAGAAAGATTCTAGAAGGTGCTTTGGTTCCTAAAAAGCCAGCTAGTAAAGAAGTTACCAAGCCTGAGGGCTTCCAGCTGGAGATTGAGAAGCGACTTCAGGAGAGGCAGGCCAGTAAGAAGACTGAGGAAGAAGAGGACCACACGTTCCATCCCAGACCTCTACCAACTCGAATTCTGGAGGAAGTTGTGGTTAGTAACATTTCTCTCAACCCTATTTTTAGGTTTGTTTGTACAGAGATTGATGTCCTTTTTATAATTCCATTGTTACTGATCGCCCCCTCAATAAAGGGTGTCCCAGAGAAGAAAGTTCTAAATCCAACTGTTCCAGAATCACCTGCATTTGCTCTTAAAAACCGTGTgagaatggaaaagaaaaaagaagaggtaCATTTTAATCTCATGCTTTATTGATCCATGAAACTGATATTTGTTGACCCTTCATGTAACTCCTTGGCCTGTTCAGGAGAAGCCTCCTGCTCCAATTAAGGCACATGCTGTGCCCCACTTCCTGCCATTCCAGCCCAAACTACCAGTGAAGAGCCAGGTAGAAATGTGCCCTTTCTCATTTGAGGAACGCGAGCGTGAACGAAGGGTAATGAAGGAGAAGAAACTGGAGGAAATGAGAAATGAAGAGGTATTTTCTTTTATAGAGTAGCTAAAAGTCTTTATTGTTGTTCATTTCATAACTATATGTCTAAATTGGACTGCCTCATCAAATCTCACAGGTACCTAAGTTTAAGGCCCAACCCTTTCCTGACTTCCATGAAGTGCACCTCCCGGAGAAAAAGGTAGTAGAGCCCACCAAACCTGCTCCTTTCAAGCTGATGGTTGACGAACGAGGAGCTGCAAAGGGTGAACGCTGGGAGCAGATGGTAAGACCTTCATCTAAACTTTTCCTCTTTATCTTCCATATGATATTCTAGACCATATTGGGCCCTTTCCCACTGAATACAATTCTAAATTTACACTTGTCACAGAATAAggcataaaataattgtattgctTCTGTTCTGTCAAATAGCAATGTACTTTCCCTGCCTAGAGAAGACTTAAAAAACACGCAGACCATATATTGTCTCAATTATTGcccttccaagcctttcaatgggggtaagcaggtgtttgttttcaaaAGGCATGAAATCAAATGTGTTTGGACCAATGCAAAATGGACAAATTATCATtcttgggtgaaccaaccctttaaagttTCAAGCTTTCTGCGtgagtgccttcctgcttcaagaGTGAATGAGATGTACACGTTGTGAGTGTGTCTGGTGCTCCGTAATGCTCACATCGTTTTAGATGCAAATAAAATGCTTCCAAAATGATTTGACCATTTTGTCTCTTAATTTAAATCTAGACGTATTCACACTGGTCCTTGAAAACCTCTACGTGAACGCACTTGCCTGAAAAAAAGTGAAGGGGGTTACGTTTTAAGTTTGGGGGAACATGCAAAGGGATGAAAGAGCCACAGGTTGCAGACCCCTGTTGACCCACATGACCAATGTTTGACTTAGCAATTGTGTTTGCATGCTTCCAACTAGTTAGCCAGTGGGAAATCACTTGTGACATTGTATATGATCTGTCTTAACTGGTTCCTTCCATTTGAAAATGTTTCTCCAGATGAAAGAGGAGTTGAAACGACAGGCTGAAGCTGCATCTTTTAAGGCACAACCAAACAATGTAACGCACAAAGAACCATTTGTACCGAAAAAGGAGAATCACTCCATCTTGGGTATGTGGCATGTGGTTTTGGTGTTTTTTCACACCCCATGTTGTGCTGTCTCCAGTTTTTTGGGCTTGCTGGCTTTGTGTGAATTTGAGTTCACCGTTAATTCCAAAACCAACTCTTGCTTCCTTCCAACTTTCACCTCTACCTGAATACTTCTTCTGGTCCTCTTTGTTCACCTTTGGCACTTTCTCAAGCCAATACTACTAATTCTACAGTTCCAGAGGCATTCCAGTTGGCCACAGATCGGAGAGCCAAGGAACGTATGGAGTTCGAAAAGGAGTTGAGTGAGAAGGATGCACTGAGGGCTCGCATGGAAGAGGAGTGGACGAGAGAACGAGAGCAGCAGGAAAAGGAGGAGATTGCAAGGTTGCGACAGGAACAGGTGAGAGATTTCCGAATGTTGCTTGTCCAGGCTTGGAAAGTTATGAGTTAagtaactataaatataaaaatatttctgcacttgaaaagaacaatgtatttttttttcttcatcacttCAATGTGAAATTCTTTTGGTCcattaatattgtacatttaattCCATATCATCTTTTTTTGAAAGGTGCGCAAGGCCCAGCCAGTCAGACGTTACAAGCCAGTGGAGTTGAAGAAAAGTGATGTGTCTCTCACAGTGCCCCAGTCTCCAAAGTTTTCAGATCGTTTCCGCTTGTAAATGTGTAATGCACCGTTAAATTGACGTAATTGTACATAGTTATCTTAACATGTTTTGCTATATTGTCTTTTATATCTCGTTATGATGTCTGAACTTTTAGAGTAGTTTTTATCTGTCTGTGGCGGATGCATTAAGCCTCTGTGGTCAAGTAAAACAATTTTACAGTTGGGTGTGGTGACAGCCCCAGCTaaatttctcttttattttaatttttattcctgTATGTGAAGACTAATTTTTTCTGTTCTCTTTTGACTGTATTCTCCCATTTCTTGCAATAAAGAAACTTTTAGTATAAACTGTGTTTGTTTACTGCTTGTAGTGGCTGAACTGAAATTAGACCATTCATACTCCTCAAACTATTTCTTTCTTTGGTTGAGTGTCGTCTATAGGCACTCCACAGTCTTGATTTTGCACTTTCTAATTattagtcactttttttttttttttgtcatacgaAGTTTTGATATGTAATTTCTATGTAGGTTAACTAAAGGGCGGAGATTTTATTCCATTTAAAGCTGAATGACTGTCAGCGGTGCATGGTTGAACACTAAAGGTACCTGTCTTCCATTTGTTCAGCTCATGCTTTGCCTCTTTTTATCTTGCAAAGACTTTGTTCCCCCTCCTTGAAGCTAGCTCTGTGTTCCTCTATTATCATTTGACTGTTTGTGATCCCCCTTCTCTGGTTTACCTATTTCTGGTGAGGTGGCCACAGAGTGATAAGAGGATTCTGACAGACTGGTACTATGTGAACTTCCAGAGAGCAGTGTTTAAACCATTGGCCAGAaaacacatactttttttttactggataaACATCTTTACAGGTGGATGTGAAATGGTTGAATTTATTGACATCTTATTTGTAGTAGAGTCTGAAGATATTAAAAAGTCCATGTTACTTGCCAGCTGTGCATGCGAAACTGTCTACCagagttttattttgtttctctgctacagggaaaaaaaaagtttaaccagTGTTAGTTTGTTTGctggttagatttttttttttatatatatgagtAGGTTGTGTTCTTTTCAGCTGGTCATGCTAAAAGACAAGCTAAAGTCCGTTAAGACCAGCAAACCAAATATTTCAGCAgggtttctataaaaaaaaaaaaaaaaaattgcaacaatGACTTTCATTGTGTGTAAATCCACaagtctaatttttttttattcccttaAGAAGACCTTGTCTTCAATAACgattttttttcatctctttctAGCACTACCTTCATGTCTGTCAAGGGCTCTATGAAATGCCCCGTGCCTCCATCCAGCTCCACAACCCTGAAGGCCAAGGTTGATGACCTATGATTTAAAGTGGAGCACTCCTCTTGAGCTCAGGGAGAAGTTACCGACCTGTGTGTGACCAGCCAGCTGTCAGCTCAGACCAGACTTCTGGATTCTCTTGAAAAGAAAGTCCTGGAGATGGGAACAGCTCTGGAGGAACTTGCATATGGTATGTAGCCAGAATGTGTCTTAAAGGGGATAGTCcaaccaaacaaaaacatttcataatttattcattagtCCTTCCAAACCTTATTTTCTACTgctgaacaaaaatattttgaagaattttaataaaacactgtTGGTTCCTGCTGACTTccactgtaatttaaaaaaaagtcaatgggaaactaaaatagttttgtgaccagtattcttcaaaatatactCTAGTGTTCccacagaaaaaaacaatgaaaaaaaaaagtttggaactAGGTTGGTGtctaaattagttttttgttttgtctctTAAATATGTGTTGTCTGGAGGACGGACAGAGTGAGAGAGTGTCTGTGCCTTTAGTGGCTCTACAGAGATGGAGATCCCTGCCTGTTCGAACCTCTGCGGTCAGTGGGAAGAAGACAACAGCCAGAATTGCTTTTAAAATGCTTCCATTAACTCTTAAGACTACGGCAAACAGTGattacattaatcaaaatggcattaattacatttgttgtaactgtaatttaaaatgtatatataggaATGTTCTCACCATAATTATGATAATGACACAGAAGCACAATATCTTTGTAATTGCTTTCAGAATTGAGCTAATGAATCAGACAATCAGAAtccattacattttaaagttcttGAGCATTTAAAGCCCAGTACCACCCAGTgattagggtgaccacctgctaataagcccaaggggggacaatg
It encodes the following:
- the LOC128011836 gene encoding targeting protein for Xklp2-B isoform X1, giving the protein MDEGSADAYTWDAPSHVIESIDDFALDPQDNADQWFELKATPKGGTVEQLTTPLQTKLFDETHNTNRPKALVSPMVKKEETISSDVKVSTSVEVPSNIVTSWGNGRTTSAPGQGQKSVPVQPRRVSKRPVPRNEKPAAPTTPPLVKKRRVVPAATAWGVFDQRRRSSTSRPVRRSGASVRRSGASVRRSGAGVRNSVRLRNKPAIASKTSDTASTSNTTQQKSTEQQEMERIEVLQKEVAEQRRKNEASYRAALAGSQLPKKHVLSTTIPKEFNFRSDSRLKNHSDGGSVVGSSYKEVDFTSQLRKHPSSPMKALKGTTIPKPFNLSRGKRKLDEAGAYVPMAQQIEQFQKRTPTRYHLRSLSSQERGPSPVKAEKLKITHPKTPQLLTRQRHRPTMVKSTAEIEAEETEKMQQFKFKALELNRKILEGALVPKKPASKEVTKPEGFQLEIEKRLQERQASKKTEEEEDHTFHPRPLPTRILEEVVGVPEKKVLNPTVPESPAFALKNRVRMEKKKEEEKPPAPIKAHAVPHFLPFQPKLPVKSQVEMCPFSFEERERERRVMKEKKLEEMRNEEVPKFKAQPFPDFHEVHLPEKKVVEPTKPAPFKLMVDERGAAKGERWEQMMKEELKRQAEAASFKAQPNNVTHKEPFVPKKENHSILANTTNSTVPEAFQLATDRRAKERMEFEKELSEKDALRARMEEEWTREREQQEKEEIARLRQEQVRKAQPVRRYKPVELKKSDVSLTVPQSPKFSDRFRL
- the LOC128011836 gene encoding targeting protein for Xklp2 isoform X2, which encodes MDEGSADAYTWDAPSHVIESIDDFALDPQDNADQWFELKATPKGGTVEQLTTPLQTKLFDETHNTNRPKALVSPMVKKEETISSDVKVSTSVEVPSNIVTSWGNGRTTSAPGQGQKSVPVQPRRVSKRPVPRNEKPAAPTTPPLVKKRRVVPAATAWGVFDQRRRSSTSRPVRRSGASVRRSGASVRRSGAGVRNSVRLRNKPAIASKTSDTASTSNTTQQKSTEQQEMERIEVLQKEVAEQRRKNEASYRAALAGSQLPKKHVLSTTIPKEFNFRSDSRLKNHSDGGSVVGSSYKEVDFTSQLRKHPSSPMKALKGTTIPKPFNLSRGKRKLDEAGAYVPMAQQIEQFQKRTPTRYHLRSLSSQERGPSPVKAEKLKITHPKTPQLLTRQRHRPTMVKSTAEIEAEETEKMQQFKFKALELNRKILEGALVPKKPASKEVTKPEGFQLEIEKRLQERQASKKTEEEEDHTFHPRPLPTRILEEVVGVPEKKVLNPTVPESPAFALKNRVRMEKKKEEEKPPAPIKAHAVPHFLPFQPKLPVKSQVEMCPFSFEERERERRVMKEKKLEEMRNEEVPKFKAQPFPDFHEVHLPEKKVVEPTKPAPFKLMVDERGAAKGERWEQMMKEELKRQAEAASFKAQPNNVTHKEPFVPKKENHSILVPEAFQLATDRRAKERMEFEKELSEKDALRARMEEEWTREREQQEKEEIARLRQEQVRKAQPVRRYKPVELKKSDVSLTVPQSPKFSDRFRL
- the LOC128011836 gene encoding targeting protein for Xklp2-B isoform X3; translation: MDEGSADAYTWDAPSHVIESIDDFALDPQDNADQWFELKATPKGGTVEQLTTPLQTKLFDETHNTNRPKALVSPMVKKEETISSDVKVSTSVEVPSNIVTSWGNGRTTSAPGQGQKSVPVQPRRVSKRPVPRNEKPAAPTTPPLVKKRRSSTSRPVRRSGASVRRSGASVRRSGAGVRNSVRLRNKPAIASKTSDTASTSNTTQQKSTEQQEMERIEVLQKEVAEQRRKNEASYRAALAGSQLPKKHVLSTTIPKEFNFRSDSRLKNHSDGGSVVGSSYKEVDFTSQLRKHPSSPMKALKGTTIPKPFNLSRGKRKLDEAGAYVPMAQQIEQFQKRTPTRYHLRSLSSQERGPSPVKAEKLKITHPKTPQLLTRQRHRPTMVKSTAEIEAEETEKMQQFKFKALELNRKILEGALVPKKPASKEVTKPEGFQLEIEKRLQERQASKKTEEEEDHTFHPRPLPTRILEEVVGVPEKKVLNPTVPESPAFALKNRVRMEKKKEEEKPPAPIKAHAVPHFLPFQPKLPVKSQVEMCPFSFEERERERRVMKEKKLEEMRNEEVPKFKAQPFPDFHEVHLPEKKVVEPTKPAPFKLMVDERGAAKGERWEQMMKEELKRQAEAASFKAQPNNVTHKEPFVPKKENHSILANTTNSTVPEAFQLATDRRAKERMEFEKELSEKDALRARMEEEWTREREQQEKEEIARLRQEQVRKAQPVRRYKPVELKKSDVSLTVPQSPKFSDRFRL